A region of Beijerinckia sp. 28-YEA-48 DNA encodes the following proteins:
- the hmgA gene encoding homogentisate 1,2-dioxygenase, protein MSLRYMSGFGNSFETEALPGALPVGRNSPQKCPYGLYAEQLSGTAFTAPHGENQRSWAYRIRPSVKHSGRFEQIDKGLLRSAPAAREESTLPVGQLRWGPVPLPETPLTFIEGLRTMTTAGDSDTRAGMAAHLALVTKSMEREYFFNADGEMLFVAQEKSLRFATEFGVIDIEPGEICIIPRGIIFRVELINGPARAYICENYGGAFTLPPRGPIGANCLANARDFLTPVAAYEDREEEATLYLKWGGELYRTQIGQSPLDIVAWHGNYAPYKYDLRRFATIGSTSFDHPDPSIFTVLTSPSESAGTANIDFVIFPERWLVMENTFRPPWYHRNIMSEFMGLIYGVYDAKPEGFVPGGISLHNCMLPHGPDDTAFEHATTVELKPVKLTGTMAFMFETRYPQRLTKFASELSTLDKTYIDCWNGLKKHFDPSRRDPK, encoded by the coding sequence ATGAGCCTCCGCTATATGTCCGGCTTCGGCAATTCATTCGAGACCGAGGCTTTGCCCGGCGCGCTGCCTGTCGGCCGCAACTCGCCGCAGAAATGCCCCTATGGTCTTTATGCTGAACAGCTCTCCGGCACCGCCTTCACGGCGCCGCATGGCGAGAACCAGCGTTCTTGGGCCTATCGCATTCGCCCGAGCGTCAAACATTCCGGCCGCTTTGAGCAGATCGACAAAGGGCTTCTGCGCTCGGCCCCAGCAGCGCGCGAGGAAAGCACATTGCCCGTTGGGCAATTGCGTTGGGGGCCGGTGCCATTGCCCGAGACGCCGCTTACCTTCATCGAGGGGCTGCGCACGATGACGACGGCGGGCGACAGCGACACGCGCGCTGGCATGGCGGCCCATCTGGCTTTGGTGACGAAGTCGATGGAGCGCGAATATTTCTTCAATGCCGATGGCGAAATGCTTTTTGTCGCGCAGGAAAAGTCCCTGCGCTTCGCCACCGAATTCGGTGTGATCGACATCGAGCCGGGCGAAATCTGCATCATCCCGCGCGGCATCATCTTCCGCGTCGAGCTGATCAATGGCCCGGCCCGCGCCTATATCTGCGAAAACTATGGCGGCGCCTTCACTTTGCCGCCACGTGGCCCCATCGGCGCCAACTGCCTGGCCAATGCGCGCGATTTCCTCACGCCGGTCGCCGCTTACGAGGACCGCGAGGAAGAGGCGACGCTCTATCTGAAATGGGGTGGCGAGCTCTATCGCACGCAGATCGGCCAATCGCCGCTCGACATCGTCGCCTGGCATGGCAATTACGCGCCCTATAAATACGATCTACGCCGTTTCGCCACCATCGGCTCGACCTCGTTCGACCACCCGGATCCGTCGATCTTCACGGTTTTGACGTCGCCGTCTGAAAGCGCCGGCACTGCCAATATCGATTTCGTCATCTTCCCCGAGCGCTGGCTGGTGATGGAAAACACCTTCCGGCCACCATGGTATCATCGCAACATCATGTCCGAGTTCATGGGCCTGATCTATGGCGTCTATGACGCCAAGCCGGAAGGCTTCGTGCCGGGTGGCATCAGCCTGCACAATTGCATGCTGCCGCATGGGCCTGACGACACTGCCTTCGAACACGCGACCACAGTGGAGTTGAAGCCGGTGAAGCTCACCGGCACCATGGCCTTCATGTTCGAGACGCGTTATCCGCAGCGCCTGACGAAATTCGCCTCCGAACTCTCCACGCTTGATAAAACCTATATTGACTGCTGGAACGGATTGAAGAAACATTTCGATCCGTCGCGACGCGATCCGAAATGA
- a CDS encoding MarR family winged helix-turn-helix transcriptional regulator → MATRRLILSEFLPYRLSITMQAVSEGLATRYSHEFGITVPEWRVISALGEHQEMTARDIALHARMNKTMVSRAVATLLQRNVISRRENSGDRREAFLKLARRGHDIYAAIVPMALDYERKLLRDLPKADIALLDKTLTLLLHRADEEARAINCEIDGDTE, encoded by the coding sequence ATGGCCACGCGTCGTCTCATTTTGTCGGAATTCCTGCCCTACCGGCTGAGCATCACCATGCAGGCCGTGTCGGAGGGCCTGGCCACCCGCTATTCCCACGAATTCGGCATTACCGTGCCGGAATGGCGAGTGATTTCAGCACTCGGTGAGCATCAGGAGATGACCGCGCGCGACATCGCCCTGCATGCGCGCATGAACAAGACCATGGTGTCGCGGGCGGTGGCGACGTTGTTGCAGCGCAATGTCATCAGCCGCCGCGAAAACAGCGGCGATCGGCGCGAGGCCTTTCTGAAACTGGCCCGGCGAGGCCATGACATTTACGCGGCCATCGTGCCCATGGCGCTCGACTATGAACGCAAGCTTTTGCGCGACCTGCCGAAAGCAGACATCGCCTTGCTTGACAAGACTTTGACGCTGCTGCTGCATCGGGCGGACGAAGAGGCGCGCGCCATCAACTGCGAGATCGACGGAGACACGGAATGA
- a CDS encoding MBL fold metallo-hydrolase has protein sequence MSGKAFASTGDMAAKNVTFGEIGPGLYAYTAEGDPNSGIIVGDDCCMVIDAQATPGMAHQVIERVRQVTDKPIRYVVLSHYHAVRVLGASAYSGASIVASDETRRLIVERGQQDWDSEYGRFPRLFQDAQSIPGLTWPSFTFENNMSVWLGKREVRLMHLGAGHTSGDIVAWVPDAQAIFSGDLVEYHSACYCGDAHLRAWPQTLNNIAGFAPEAIVPGRGDALKGRGTVREALAMTRDFVNALYGAAELSVARGRSLKETMAATRATMDQRFGSFAIYEHCLPFNVARAFDEASGIDDPVIWTAERDREMWAALQG, from the coding sequence ATGAGCGGCAAGGCATTCGCTTCCACCGGCGACATGGCGGCAAAAAACGTCACCTTCGGTGAGATCGGCCCTGGTCTCTACGCCTACACCGCCGAAGGCGATCCCAACTCGGGCATCATCGTCGGCGACGACTGCTGCATGGTGATCGATGCACAGGCGACACCGGGCATGGCGCATCAGGTGATCGAACGGGTGCGGCAGGTCACCGATAAGCCGATCCGCTATGTGGTGCTGTCACATTATCACGCCGTGCGTGTGCTTGGCGCATCGGCCTATAGCGGCGCCTCGATCGTCGCCTCGGATGAAACGCGCCGGCTGATCGTCGAACGCGGACAGCAGGATTGGGATTCCGAATACGGCCGCTTTCCCCGACTGTTCCAGGATGCGCAAAGCATTCCCGGCCTGACCTGGCCCAGCTTCACGTTCGAAAACAACATGTCGGTATGGCTCGGCAAGCGCGAGGTGCGCCTGATGCATCTGGGCGCCGGGCATACGTCAGGTGATATCGTCGCCTGGGTGCCGGACGCCCAAGCCATATTTTCTGGCGATCTCGTCGAATATCATTCGGCTTGCTACTGTGGCGATGCGCATCTGCGGGCATGGCCGCAGACATTAAACAATATCGCGGGCTTCGCGCCGGAAGCGATCGTACCCGGCCGGGGTGACGCCCTGAAAGGGCGTGGCACGGTGCGGGAGGCATTGGCGATGACGCGCGATTTCGTCAATGCGCTCTATGGCGCGGCTGAACTCTCGGTGGCCAGGGGCCGCAGTTTGAAAGAAACCATGGCGGCGACGCGCGCGACGATGGACCAACGCTTTGGTTCGTTCGCCATCTATGAACATTGCTTGCCCTTCAATGTGGCGCGCGCTTTCGACGAAGCCTCAGGGATAGATGATCCGGTGATCTGGACGGCGGAGCGCGATCGCGAAATGTGGGCGGCGCTACAGGGTTAG
- a CDS encoding GNAT family N-acetyltransferase, with protein sequence MMNMSDAPFSCTIREATVADAPTLANVHVACWRETYPGLIPEAIIDRLSVQDRTQRWHDMLGNPDAYNRTIALLAECGGKVVGFGSYSDQHAAELKRIGFTGEIGAIYLLRQAQKQGLGLILMAAMARGLIGHGHEAASLWVLRENGQARSFYEQLGGQVVGQKEDKRGEAVLIEVAYGWRDLPLLSRCDQSSTPDRAATS encoded by the coding sequence ATGATGAACATGTCGGACGCTCCATTTTCCTGCACGATCAGAGAAGCCACTGTCGCCGATGCTCCGACGCTTGCAAATGTGCACGTCGCCTGCTGGCGCGAGACCTATCCTGGTCTGATACCGGAGGCGATCATCGATCGGCTCTCGGTGCAGGATCGTACGCAGCGCTGGCACGACATGCTCGGCAACCCGGATGCCTACAACAGAACCATCGCTCTCCTTGCCGAGTGTGGCGGAAAAGTGGTTGGCTTCGGCTCCTATAGTGATCAGCACGCGGCCGAGTTAAAAAGAATAGGATTTACCGGCGAGATTGGCGCCATCTACCTGCTGCGCCAAGCGCAGAAACAGGGCCTCGGTTTAATCTTGATGGCGGCGATGGCGCGCGGCCTGATCGGGCACGGACACGAAGCCGCGAGCCTGTGGGTGCTGCGTGAAAACGGCCAAGCCCGCAGCTTCTATGAGCAGCTCGGTGGGCAGGTGGTCGGCCAGAAAGAGGACAAGCGCGGTGAAGCTGTTCTGATCGAGGTTGCTTATGGATGGCGCGATTTGCCCCTCCTGAGCCGATGCGATCAATCCAGCACTCCAGATCGGGCGGCGACAAGCTAA
- a CDS encoding MFS transporter produces MTSLHNDLIVDTAPSATGLLGNRWWVVFGSVLGMIAGQGATTIFIFGTFVGPVTSDLGISQSSFSAALLILTIAAAVVTPWTGHMMDKHGVRPVMLPMITLFAVATAALAFMQSSLALIYALFAIQGAFSAIQAPTGYVKVISRRFDRQRGLACGLAMAGVGLGVALLPQYIAILMTHYGWRGAYLGLGAFIFVMAFIPVALFVRDAPGQTAAMHRERSADLPGLTVSEAVKGTRQFWLLVIGLSLAVMAINGVLAQLVVMLSKRGFTIPEAATVMSIAGLAMILGRVLVGYCLDKYHGSYVAMAVFSFPVIGILLLLSGASGPVPYIAAILCGLGIGAELDLMGFLVSRYFGLRAIGTIYGILFAIFVIGSGVGPYLVSLSFEHAQSYAPVLEGFIVALLVVIAMMAFLGPYRYPVAHDSN; encoded by the coding sequence ATGACATCGCTTCACAATGATCTGATTGTCGACACCGCACCCTCCGCAACGGGCCTGCTCGGCAATCGATGGTGGGTGGTCTTCGGTTCGGTCCTAGGCATGATTGCTGGACAAGGCGCGACGACCATTTTCATCTTCGGCACGTTCGTCGGACCCGTCACATCCGATCTCGGGATCAGCCAGAGTTCCTTCTCGGCCGCGCTGCTAATCCTGACAATCGCCGCCGCGGTGGTGACACCGTGGACTGGGCACATGATGGACAAGCATGGCGTGCGGCCGGTCATGTTGCCGATGATCACGCTTTTTGCCGTGGCGACGGCGGCGCTGGCATTCATGCAATCGTCCCTCGCGCTCATTTATGCCTTGTTTGCGATTCAGGGCGCTTTCAGCGCCATTCAAGCACCGACTGGCTATGTGAAAGTCATTTCGCGACGCTTTGATCGGCAGCGCGGTCTTGCTTGCGGCCTGGCGATGGCCGGCGTCGGGCTCGGCGTCGCTTTGCTGCCGCAATATATCGCCATCCTGATGACGCATTATGGTTGGCGCGGCGCTTATCTCGGGCTCGGCGCTTTCATCTTTGTGATGGCCTTCATTCCCGTGGCCTTATTCGTCCGCGACGCACCGGGGCAAACAGCTGCCATGCATCGTGAAAGATCGGCGGACCTTCCAGGACTGACAGTTAGCGAAGCCGTGAAAGGCACGCGCCAGTTCTGGCTTCTGGTGATTGGCCTGTCGCTGGCAGTGATGGCCATCAATGGCGTTCTCGCGCAATTGGTGGTGATGCTCAGTAAGCGTGGCTTTACGATTCCGGAGGCAGCGACAGTGATGTCCATCGCTGGCCTGGCGATGATCCTCGGCCGCGTCCTCGTCGGCTACTGTCTGGACAAGTATCACGGCTCCTACGTAGCGATGGCCGTCTTCAGCTTCCCGGTGATCGGCATTCTGTTGCTGCTCTCGGGTGCGAGCGGACCGGTTCCCTATATCGCGGCCATTCTCTGCGGATTGGGCATCGGCGCCGAACTCGATCTGATGGGCTTTCTTGTCAGCCGCTACTTCGGCCTGCGCGCCATCGGCACGATCTACGGCATCCTCTTCGCCATTTTCGTGATCGGCTCGGGCGTTGGCCCCTATCTGGTGAGCCTGTCTTTCGAGCACGCGCAATCTTATGCGCCCGTTCTGGAAGGCTTTATCGTCGCCTTGCTGGTGGTCATCGCCATGATGGCCTTCCTCGGGCCCTATCGCTATCCGGTCGCGCACGACAGCAACTGA
- a CDS encoding cold-shock protein encodes MNTGTVKWFNEQKGYGFIQPDDGGKDVFVHVSAVQAAGMHGLNEGQKISFEIITDKRSGKAAAGNLQAA; translated from the coding sequence ATGAACACTGGAACCGTGAAGTGGTTCAATGAGCAGAAGGGTTATGGATTCATCCAGCCCGACGACGGTGGCAAAGACGTTTTCGTACATGTTTCGGCGGTGCAGGCGGCAGGCATGCACGGGCTGAATGAAGGTCAGAAGATCTCGTTCGAAATCATCACCGATAAGCGTTCAGGGAAAGCCGCAGCCGGTAATCTCCAGGCGGCTTAA
- a CDS encoding Rrf2 family transcriptional regulator → MISQKARYSFKALTALARAAPGETVQTRQIAEQENIPRAFLEQILLELKRNRLVTSRRGKEGGYFLSRSPEEISIGQVLRATDGPIAPLSCLSRHSYRRCEDCPDEAACALRAGFAEAFSAQLEVLEKISLASAMRHALEAKANGAAPDMELYMGAGI, encoded by the coding sequence ATGATCTCGCAGAAAGCCCGCTATTCCTTCAAAGCCCTGACCGCCCTGGCGCGCGCCGCGCCGGGCGAGACCGTGCAAACCCGTCAGATCGCCGAGCAGGAGAACATCCCCCGCGCCTTCCTCGAGCAGATCCTGCTTGAATTGAAGCGCAACCGCCTGGTGACCAGCCGGCGCGGCAAGGAAGGCGGCTATTTCCTCAGTCGCTCGCCGGAAGAGATCTCCATTGGCCAGGTGCTGCGGGCGACCGATGGCCCCATTGCCCCCCTGTCCTGCCTGTCACGTCATTCCTATCGGCGCTGCGAGGACTGCCCGGATGAGGCCGCCTGCGCGCTGCGCGCCGGTTTCGCGGAGGCTTTCTCGGCTCAGCTCGAAGTGCTTGAAAAGATTTCACTTGCGAGCGCCATGCGGCATGCGCTGGAGGCCAAAGCGAATGGCGCCGCGCCGGACATGGAACTCTATATGGGCGCCGGCATTTAA
- a CDS encoding sulfate ABC transporter substrate-binding protein: MSSSRSQVSAPLPPVGRVRRIVDIVSIIAAFAFVFFVAWGARAQTGELLNVSYDPTRELYRAINTAFIAQWKAKTGQALTIRQSHGGSGSQARTVIDGLNADVVTLALAGDIDAIAERSTLIPKDWQKRLPQNSAPYTSTIVFLVRKGNPKDLKDWGDLAKPGVSVITPNPKTSGGARWNYLAAWAWATKNLKDDAKVRDYIAAVLRNVPVLDTGARGSTTTFAQRGLGDVLLSWENEAFLAFDEFGKDKFDIVVPSLSILAEPSVSLVDGNVDKKGTRVAAQAYLDFLYTPEAQKIIAKNHYRPRNLEAADPKDLELFPKLDLVTIDNDFGGWAKAQKTHFDDGGTFDQLYKPAR, encoded by the coding sequence ATGTCGTCCAGCCGTTCGCAAGTTTCCGCTCCGCTGCCGCCTGTCGGGCGAGTGCGGCGGATTGTGGATATCGTCTCGATCATCGCTGCTTTCGCCTTCGTGTTCTTCGTCGCCTGGGGCGCACGGGCACAGACGGGCGAACTGCTCAACGTTTCCTATGATCCGACCCGCGAGCTCTATCGCGCCATCAACACCGCCTTCATCGCGCAGTGGAAAGCCAAGACCGGCCAGGCACTGACCATTCGCCAGTCCCATGGCGGCTCAGGCTCGCAGGCGCGCACGGTGATCGACGGCCTCAATGCCGATGTCGTCACCCTGGCGCTGGCCGGTGACATCGACGCCATTGCCGAACGCTCGACCCTGATCCCCAAGGATTGGCAGAAGCGTCTGCCGCAGAATTCGGCCCCCTATACCTCGACCATCGTTTTCCTCGTCCGCAAGGGCAATCCAAAAGACCTGAAGGATTGGGGCGATCTGGCCAAGCCTGGCGTCTCCGTCATCACGCCTAATCCGAAGACTTCGGGCGGCGCGCGCTGGAACTATCTGGCCGCCTGGGCCTGGGCGACGAAGAACCTGAAGGACGACGCCAAGGTGCGCGACTATATCGCCGCCGTTCTGCGCAACGTCCCGGTGCTCGACACAGGTGCCCGTGGTTCGACGACGACCTTCGCCCAACGCGGCCTCGGCGACGTGCTGCTGTCGTGGGAAAACGAAGCCTTCCTCGCCTTCGACGAATTCGGCAAGGACAAGTTCGATATCGTCGTGCCGAGCCTGTCGATCCTGGCCGAACCGTCGGTCAGCCTGGTCGATGGCAATGTCGACAAGAAGGGCACCCGCGTTGCAGCGCAGGCCTATCTCGACTTCCTCTACACCCCGGAAGCGCAGAAGATCATCGCCAAGAACCATTATCGCCCGCGCAACCTCGAAGCCGCCGATCCGAAGGATCTCGAACTCTTCCCCAAGCTTGATCTGGTGACCATAGACAATGATTTCGGTGGCTGGGCCAAGGCGCAGAAGACCCACTTCGATGACGGTGGCACCTTCGATCAACTCTACAAGCCGGCGCGATGA
- the cysT gene encoding sulfate ABC transporter permease subunit CysT yields MSLALSTSKWRQPSILPGFGLAFGTTLTALCLIVLIPLGALMLRAAGAGWTDIVAIATSPRTLAALRLSFGAALIAAVVNTVFGLLIAWILVRYEFPGRRLIDAAVDLPFALPTAVAGISLSAIYAPNGWVGSFANALGFQIAYTPLGVMVALIFIGLPFVVRSVQPVLAESERSIEEAAALLGASRLRTVFRVILPAVAPAILTGFVLAFARAVGEYGSVIFIAGNIPMVSEIAPLLIVIKLEQFDYAGAAVIGMMMLIVSFVMILVLNLVQAWGRERLGHV; encoded by the coding sequence ATGAGCCTCGCTCTTTCAACAAGCAAATGGCGACAGCCGAGCATCCTTCCAGGGTTCGGCCTCGCCTTCGGCACAACGCTCACAGCGTTGTGCCTTATCGTTTTGATTCCGCTCGGTGCGCTGATGCTGCGCGCGGCTGGCGCCGGCTGGACCGACATCGTCGCCATCGCCACCTCGCCGCGCACGCTCGCGGCATTGCGCCTGTCCTTTGGTGCGGCTTTGATCGCCGCCGTGGTTAATACGGTCTTCGGCCTGCTGATCGCCTGGATTCTGGTGCGCTATGAATTTCCCGGCCGTCGCTTGATCGACGCTGCCGTTGACCTGCCCTTCGCTTTGCCCACCGCTGTCGCGGGCATTTCGCTTTCCGCCATCTATGCGCCCAATGGCTGGGTCGGTTCTTTCGCCAATGCGCTTGGCTTCCAGATCGCCTATACGCCGCTTGGCGTGATGGTGGCACTGATCTTCATTGGTCTGCCGTTTGTCGTGCGCTCGGTGCAGCCGGTGCTGGCCGAAAGCGAGCGCTCCATCGAAGAAGCCGCCGCATTGCTCGGCGCCAGCCGCCTGCGCACTGTGTTTCGCGTCATTCTGCCGGCTGTCGCTCCGGCGATCCTGACAGGCTTCGTCCTCGCCTTTGCCCGCGCCGTTGGCGAATATGGATCGGTGATCTTCATCGCCGGCAATATACCAATGGTGTCGGAGATCGCGCCGCTCCTCATCGTCATCAAGCTCGAACAGTTCGACTACGCCGGTGCCGCCGTCATCGGCATGATGATGCTGATCGTCTCGTTCGTTATGATCCTCGTCTTGAACCTGGTGCAGGCTTGGGGTCGCGAGAGGCTTGGCCATGTCTGA
- the cysW gene encoding sulfate ABC transporter permease subunit CysW, with product MSDTTLKPQAADHEISGESPITRAVLIVCALAFLGLFLFLPLASVFIEAFKRGWYAYLEALADPDAASAIWLTLYVAAIAVPFNIIVGIAAAWAVAKFEFKGKSFLVSLIDLPFSVSPVVAGLSYMLLFGAQGYFGPWLKAHDVAIVFAVPGIVLATIFVTFPFVARELIPHMQALGTDDEEAALTLGASAWRTFFTITLPNVKWSLLYGVLLCNARAMGEFGAVAVVSGKIRGVTTTIPTQIEILYNEYNGVAAFALASLLAALALVTLVVKTFLEWRYADAIAASSHR from the coding sequence ATGTCTGACACCACGCTCAAGCCGCAGGCGGCAGATCACGAAATCTCCGGCGAGTCGCCGATCACGCGAGCGGTGCTGATCGTCTGTGCGCTCGCCTTTCTGGGCCTGTTCCTCTTCCTGCCACTCGCCTCGGTTTTCATCGAAGCGTTCAAGCGCGGCTGGTACGCCTATCTAGAAGCGCTCGCCGATCCTGACGCGGCATCCGCCATCTGGCTGACCCTCTATGTCGCGGCCATTGCCGTGCCCTTCAACATCATCGTCGGCATTGCCGCCGCCTGGGCCGTGGCGAAGTTCGAATTCAAGGGCAAGAGCTTTCTCGTCAGCTTGATCGATCTGCCGTTTTCGGTGTCGCCGGTGGTCGCGGGCTTGAGCTATATGCTGCTGTTCGGCGCCCAGGGCTATTTCGGCCCCTGGCTGAAGGCCCATGACGTGGCGATCGTCTTCGCCGTTCCCGGCATCGTGCTTGCCACCATCTTCGTCACCTTCCCCTTCGTCGCGCGCGAACTGATCCCGCATATGCAGGCGCTTGGCACCGACGACGAGGAAGCCGCGTTGACGCTCGGCGCCTCGGCCTGGCGCACCTTCTTCACCATCACCTTGCCGAATGTGAAGTGGAGCCTGCTCTATGGCGTGCTGCTGTGTAACGCGCGCGCCATGGGTGAGTTCGGCGCGGTGGCCGTTGTCTCCGGCAAAATCCGTGGCGTGACGACGACGATCCCGACGCAGATCGAAATTCTCTACAACGAATATAACGGCGTCGCCGCCTTCGCCCTCGCTTCGCTTTTGGCGGCGCTGGCGCTCGTCACCCTCGTGGTCAAAACCTTTCTTGAATGGCGATACGCTGACGCGATCGCCGCTTCCTCGCACCGTTGA
- a CDS encoding sulfate/molybdate ABC transporter ATP-binding protein, giving the protein MSVSITVENAHKQFTSYPALRDVSLRVEQQELVALLGPSGSGKTTLLRAIAGLEQLDQGQVFFDKTDMRSLSLRERRIGFVFQSYALFKHMTVFENIAFGLRARPRRERPSSADIRKRVGDLLDLVQLSGLEKRFPTQLSGGQRQRVALARALAIEPSVLLLDEPFGALDAKVRKDLRGWLRELHERTGQTTLFVTHDQEEALELADKVAILNQGVIEQIGSPDAVYDSPENAFVCEFLGEANKLPVHVAGGQAFFDDAPIFGGIGQNRSGPASLYVRPQHIKLADNGPLALPGIVERIRRNGAVRRLEVAVRGYAKRLELDLASSVAPAIGERVSMKIVNAHIF; this is encoded by the coding sequence ATGTCCGTCTCCATCACCGTCGAGAACGCCCACAAACAGTTCACCTCTTATCCGGCCCTGCGCGATGTTTCGCTGCGGGTCGAACAGCAAGAACTCGTCGCTCTGCTTGGCCCATCGGGCTCGGGCAAGACGACCTTGCTGCGCGCCATCGCCGGCCTCGAACAGCTCGACCAGGGACAAGTGTTCTTCGACAAGACCGATATGCGTAGCCTGTCGCTGCGCGAACGGCGCATCGGCTTCGTGTTCCAGAGTTATGCTCTGTTCAAACACATGACCGTTTTCGAGAACATTGCCTTCGGCCTGCGGGCGCGGCCGCGCCGTGAGCGGCCAAGTTCGGCCGATATCCGCAAGCGCGTCGGCGACCTGCTCGACCTGGTGCAATTGTCCGGTCTTGAAAAGCGCTTTCCAACCCAGCTCTCCGGCGGCCAGCGTCAGCGCGTCGCTCTGGCGCGCGCCCTCGCCATCGAGCCCAGCGTGCTGCTGCTCGACGAGCCGTTCGGCGCGCTCGACGCCAAGGTGCGCAAGGACTTGCGCGGCTGGCTGCGCGAACTGCACGAACGCACCGGGCAGACCACCCTGTTCGTCACCCACGATCAGGAAGAAGCGTTGGAGCTCGCCGACAAAGTGGCGATCCTCAATCAGGGCGTCATCGAACAGATCGGCTCGCCCGATGCCGTCTATGACAGTCCGGAAAATGCTTTCGTCTGCGAATTTCTCGGCGAAGCCAACAAGCTGCCGGTGCATGTCGCTGGCGGCCAGGCATTCTTCGACGACGCGCCGATCTTCGGCGGCATAGGCCAGAACCGCAGCGGTCCCGCTTCGCTCTATGTGCGTCCGCAGCACATCAAGCTGGCCGACAACGGCCCGCTGGCTTTGCCCGGCATTGTCGAGCGCATCCGTCGCAACGGCGCGGTGCGCCGCCTCGAAGTGGCGGTGCGCGGCTATGCCAAGCGGCTGGAGCTCGATCTCGCCAGTTCGGTCGCGCCCGCAATCGGCGAGCGCGTGTCGATGAAGATCGTCAACGCCCATATTTTCTGA
- a CDS encoding SMI1/KNR4 family protein, with protein MYFAKFFRKAPNDDRLLLYTPDILMGIYAREINYSDYPNGRPSHEPDGNLFGEFLRHNYPTTREGVAAYRDEAEKLRHAGYMETHHTEYTLRDLEGDDTPKPDWQKALDETLLAMFADPLPVQAEHIAALAGTPAESEPIALWARAHYGSATSAADALALSEQARDGIWARKAAGTSFYTWSLRSSTIEAYVLELLCRRYLIAGNPTAALDAIEQAQEARIDPERSILRANIICDYFPEREEDAFDSIYRYVDFGDYTSITSRPSYAAYAARRATDAAAKRASWRWSRAHKPADEAAIVEAERRFNGRFPDDYRAFLKERGKSVLFVRTPREDATLKFHAPEQLAKQHEGLSSFLTLSESLEQATAAFRDEYDVSLQHLVPIAEPQNASNALLLHIEPGDKYGHVYVWNHDGAFELVYEQQSFKAMMQALLEGIETQDAAALDLFNIRPRD; from the coding sequence ATGTATTTCGCAAAATTTTTCCGCAAAGCTCCCAACGACGACCGTTTGCTGCTCTACACGCCAGATATCCTGATGGGCATCTACGCGCGGGAGATCAATTACAGCGATTATCCGAATGGCCGACCAAGCCATGAGCCCGACGGCAATCTGTTCGGCGAGTTTTTGCGCCACAACTACCCCACAACGCGCGAGGGCGTAGCAGCTTATCGCGATGAAGCCGAAAAACTGCGCCATGCTGGCTACATGGAAACCCACCACACCGAATATACGTTGCGAGACCTAGAAGGCGACGATACGCCGAAACCCGACTGGCAGAAAGCGCTCGACGAAACCCTGCTGGCGATGTTCGCCGATCCGCTGCCGGTGCAAGCAGAGCACATCGCTGCACTTGCAGGCACCCCAGCCGAGAGCGAGCCGATTGCGCTCTGGGCCCGCGCGCATTACGGGTCCGCGACAAGCGCCGCCGATGCGCTGGCGCTCAGCGAACAGGCGCGCGACGGCATTTGGGCCCGCAAGGCCGCCGGTACATCGTTTTACACGTGGTCGCTCAGGTCCAGCACCATCGAAGCCTATGTGCTGGAACTGCTCTGCCGGCGCTATCTCATCGCCGGCAATCCCACGGCCGCACTCGACGCGATCGAGCAGGCCCAGGAAGCGCGGATCGACCCGGAACGCAGCATTTTGCGCGCCAATATTATCTGCGACTATTTTCCGGAACGAGAAGAGGACGCCTTCGACAGTATCTATCGCTATGTCGACTTCGGCGACTACACGTCAATCACCTCGCGCCCTTCCTATGCGGCCTATGCCGCACGGCGTGCCACTGACGCCGCCGCCAAACGGGCCAGTTGGCGCTGGAGCCGGGCACACAAGCCTGCGGATGAAGCCGCCATCGTAGAAGCTGAACGCCGCTTCAACGGCCGTTTCCCCGATGACTACCGCGCCTTCCTGAAGGAGCGCGGCAAGAGCGTTCTGTTCGTGCGCACCCCGCGCGAGGATGCCACCCTCAAGTTCCACGCGCCTGAGCAACTGGCGAAGCAGCACGAGGGCCTATCGAGCTTTCTCACCCTGTCAGAGAGTTTGGAGCAGGCCACTGCTGCTTTTCGCGACGAGTACGACGTCTCGCTCCAGCATCTCGTGCCCATCGCCGAGCCTCAAAACGCCAGCAATGCCCTGCTGCTGCATATCGAGCCCGGCGATAAATATGGCCACGTCTATGTGTGGAACCACGACGGCGCGTTCGAGCTGGTTTATGAGCAGCAGAGCTTCAAGGCTATGATGCAGGCACTTCTCGAGGGGATCGAGACGCAGGACGCGGCCGCGCTTGATCTCTTCAACATTCGCCCCCGCGATTGA